The genomic stretch TAATGCGATCGAAAGTCTGGCAAAATCTAGCTTTGTGTGCAAAGCCTCAATTACTTGCTCCACTCATCGTCGTCATCATCTTTTTTGGCCTTCGGGTCGGAAAACGGATCGAAGTTGATGTCGCTAAACGCATCCAGGTCTTCGTCATCTAACTCTTTCGTGGACGTATCCCCAAACTCATCCAGCGTCATGTCGCTCAGGTCTGTTTCTAACTCGTCTGCCGTTTCCTCACCCCAGGCATCCAGCGCCGCACCAAAATCCTCGTCTGACTCTTCACCGGACTCGTCTGATGAAGTTTCGACAAACTCATCCAGCGATTCTAAATCGCCAAAGCCTTCGACATCTTCGTCGCTGTCTTCCTCAGACGGGGTTTCGGCCAGATCGTCGAGTTCTATGTCAGCTAAGCTCCCCACATCTCGATCGTCGTCTAGGGAGACTACCGACACATCCTCGTCCAACTCGTCGATCGCATCTTCGCTCAGCTCAACCGTATCAACAGTTTCAATCGTCGTCGTGCTGACAATCACAGCCGGTGCTACTAATGAGTCCTCGTCTTCCTCCAATTCGTCGCGATCGAAAGCTGTTTCGATCGCCGGTGTCGAGGAAGTTACCTCGCTTGGTGGAGCTGAAGGCTCTTTAATCGCTGGCTTGTTTCCTAGCGCTACTTCTGGGTCGAAATTTAACTCCAAAACGTCTATCAGCGCATCTGGACTGGGATTGAGCTTGGCAAAGGGCAACATCAACTGCGCTAGCTTCGGTTCAAGCGCATTTAGGATTCCCAGGATGAGGTGAGAGGGCGGTCGGCGACCGCCATCTGGAGTTTTGACAGACTCCAGCTCCATTTGCAGAGCCAGCCACGAATGATTTACTTGGTAGTATTGCAACCATTTTTGTTTCAGAGCTGATGTGAAATCGTCGAAAAAGGCCACAGTTTCTCTCCCCCATCCTGAAAACTAGACTGATCAAACCATCATTAAGTCTAGTTCTTCTGCCTCTGTCTTGATCGTCGGTTTTGTCGGATTTAAATAAAAGTCTGACAGCAAGGAGAACAATTCGCGATCGGGTGCGTCAGAGGGCACCACACCTTCCGGACGGGCCAAAATCTGATCCGCGATGTTCAGGTAGTAATCGCAGACGTAGTTCAGCGAGGGGTCGGTCTCCGCCATTTCAAACAAAGTTTTGCCCTTGACGCGGGAAACGCGGATGTCTTCAATTAGCGGCAGCACTTCTAGCACCGGCATGGCTACTGATTCGACGTACTTGTCGATTAAGTCGCGCTTGGATGTGCGGTTGCCAATCAAACCGGCGAGGCGCAGCTGGTGAGTGCGAGCTTTTTCGCGCACGGAAGCGGCAATGCGGTTAGCAGCGAATAAAGCGTCGAAACCGTTATCGGTCACGATCAGGCAGTAATCGGCATAGTTGAGCGGTGCTGCAAAGCCGCCGCAAACAACGTCGCCGAGAACGTCAAATAGGATGACATCGTATTCGTCAAAAGCGTTGAGTTCTTTGAGCAGTTTGACGGTTTCGCCCACCACGTAGCCACCGCAACCTGCACCGGCAGGAGGGCCACCAGCTTCTACGCAGTCAACGCCGCCGTAGCCTTTGTAGATTACATCTTCCGGCCAAACGTCTTCGTAGTGATAGTCCTTTGATTGCAGGGTATCGATAATTGTGGGAATCAGGAAGCCTGTGAGGGTAAAGGTGCTGTCGTGCTTGGGGTCGCAACCGATTTGCAGCACTTTCTTACCGCGTCGGGCTAGCGCCACAGAGATATTACAGCTTGTTGTGGATTTACCGATTCCGCCTTTTCCGTAAACTGCCAGTTTCACGCTTGTGTTCTCCTTAATCGTTTCTTATTAAACTCTCG from Aerosakkonema funiforme FACHB-1375 encodes the following:
- a CDS encoding DUF5331 domain-containing protein, with the translated sequence MAFFDDFTSALKQKWLQYYQVNHSWLALQMELESVKTPDGGRRPPSHLILGILNALEPKLAQLMLPFAKLNPSPDALIDVLELNFDPEVALGNKPAIKEPSAPPSEVTSSTPAIETAFDRDELEEDEDSLVAPAVIVSTTTIETVDTVELSEDAIDELDEDVSVVSLDDDRDVGSLADIELDDLAETPSEEDSDEDVEGFGDLESLDEFVETSSDESGEESDEDFGAALDAWGEETADELETDLSDMTLDEFGDTSTKELDDEDLDAFSDINFDPFSDPKAKKDDDDDEWSK
- the bchL gene encoding ferredoxin:protochlorophyllide reductase (ATP-dependent) iron-sulfur ATP-binding protein, producing the protein MKLAVYGKGGIGKSTTSCNISVALARRGKKVLQIGCDPKHDSTFTLTGFLIPTIIDTLQSKDYHYEDVWPEDVIYKGYGGVDCVEAGGPPAGAGCGGYVVGETVKLLKELNAFDEYDVILFDVLGDVVCGGFAAPLNYADYCLIVTDNGFDALFAANRIAASVREKARTHQLRLAGLIGNRTSKRDLIDKYVESVAMPVLEVLPLIEDIRVSRVKGKTLFEMAETDPSLNYVCDYYLNIADQILARPEGVVPSDAPDRELFSLLSDFYLNPTKPTIKTEAEELDLMMV